DNA from Micromonospora nigra:
AGGCCCGGGGCGAGGGTGGTGACCGCCGGGCTGGGCGGCCCGTGGGTCACCCGGCGCAGCAGCCGCAGCAGGTACGCGGCGGTGAGCGCCCCGCCGAGCGCGGCCAGCGCGGCCAGGGTGGTCCACAGTGGGCCGCCCACCTCGATCGCGGCGACCACGGCGAACGCCTCTCCCCAGAAACCGGCCAGGCCGGGCAGCCCCAGCGAGGCGACGGCCGCGAAGGCGAGCAGCCCGGACAGCCGGGGTGCGGTCTCCCGCAGCCCGGACAGTTCGGCCAGCGAACCGGTGTGGGTGCGGTCCTTGATCGCCCCGGCGAGGAAGAACAGCAGGCCGGTGATCACGCCGTGGGCGACGTTGCCGATCAGCGCCGCCTGGATGCCGGTGGCGGTGAGCGTGGCCACCCCGAGCAGCACGAAACCCATGTGCCCCACACTGGAGTACGCGATCAGCCGTTTCAGCTCCGTCTGCGCCAGGCAGACCAGCGACCCGACCAGGATCGCGGCAACGGCCAGCACGCCGAGCACCGGGGCGGCCCAGCGGGCGCCCTCCGGGGCCACCCCGACGGCGATGCGCACCAGCCCGTACGTGCCCATCTTCAGCAGCACCCCGGCGAGCAGCACACTGCCCACGGTGGGTGCCTGGGTGTGGGCGTCGGGCAGCCAGGAGTGCAGCGGCCACAGCGGACTCTTCACCGCGAAGGCCACCGCCAGCAGGGTGAACGCGGCAAGCTGGGTGCCCCGGGTCAGTGCGGTGCCGCCGGTCAGCGCGACGACGTCGGCGGTGCCGGCGGCGGCCACCACGACGTAGACGCCGACCAGCAGCAGCACCGAGCCGAACAGGGTGTAGAGCGCGAACTTGCGGCCGGCCCGCCGCCGTGCGGCGACCGCCGCCGGGTCGGCGCCGTCGCCGCCCCAACCGACGATGATCGCGTACATCGGCAGGAGGACGACCTCGAAGAACAGGAAGAACAGCACCAGGTCGAGGGCGAGGAAGGTGCCGAGGATGCCGACCTCGACCGTCAGCAGCAGCGCCACCAGCGCCCGCCCGGAGCCGCCGTGCGCCGGCACCCGCCACATCGTGTACCCGCAGCAGAGCAGGGTGAGCAGCGCGGTGAGCACCACCAGCGGCCAGGAGATGCCGTCGATCCCGAGGTGGAAGCGCAGTTCCAGCCCCGGCACCCAGGGCAGGTCGATCTCGTGCCACGGCAGCACCGCCCCGGCGGTTGCCTCCGGGGCGTAGCGGACCCAGCCGCCGTCGCGACCGGCGGCCAGGGCCAGCGCACCCACCAGGGTCAACGCGGCGGCGACCGTGCCCACCAGCCGGGCGGCCCGGTCCTGCGGCACCGCAGCCGTCACCAGTGCCCCCAGCGCCGGCACGGCCAGCACCGCCACCAGCAGGAACTCCCCCAGGCTCATGCGGTCACTCCGATCAGGGCGGCGACCACGCCGACCAGCAGCGCGCCGGCCAGCACCGCCACCGCCGCGCGGGGCAGCGCCGCCCGGTGCAGTTCGGCGAGCCCGGCACCGAGCCCGCGGGCGGCCCGGCCGCTGCCGACGACCGCGCCGTCCACCACCACCTCGTCGGCGGTACGCGCGGCCCGTCCCGACGCCACCGTCGGGCGTACGACCAGGGCCTGCTGGGCGTCGTCGAGCCGGAACGCGTGGACGAACACCGGCCGCAGCGGACCCAGCGCGGTCGCCGGGTCGGCGGTGGTGTCCCGCCGCCAGCGCGCCCAGGCCAGCCCCGCCCCCACCGCGAGCAGGGCCAACGGCAGCAGCATCATCGGCCCGACGTGCATCAGGACGGGCACTCCGGCCTCTCCCGGGGCGCTCGACAGCAGCCGGTCGACGAACGACGGCCAGAACCCGGCCAGGCCGAGCAGCGCAGCCGGGACGGCGAGCAGCAGCACCGGCCAGCGCAGCACGGCGGGCGGATCGTGCGGGTGGAGCTGCGGATCGCGGGGCGTGCCGAAGAAGGCGCGCAGCAGCAGGCGGGTGGCGTACCAGGCGGTGACCGCCACGCCGACCAGCCCCGACACGAGAACGAGCCAGCCCACCCAGGCGGGTGCGGGCCCACCGCCGAGCACGGCGTCCTCGGCGGCGGCGAGCACCCCCTCCTTGCTCCAGAAGCCGGACAACGGCGGCACCCCGGCCAGCGCACCGAGGCCGACGACGGTGCACCAGAAGGTCACCGGCATCGTGCGTCGCAGGCCGCCCATCCGGGACATCAGCGCGGTGCCCACCGCGTGGATCACCACGCCCGCGGCGAGGAACAGCAGCGCCTTGAACGCGGCGTGGGTGAGCAGGTGGAACAGCGCCGCGTTCGGGGCTCCGACCGCCAGCGCGCCGGTCATGTAGCCGATCTGGGACACCGTCGACCAGGCCAGCACCCGCTTCAGGTCGTCCTGGGCGGTGGCGGCGAACGCACCCAGCAGCAGCGTTACCGACGCCATCACGCCGAGCACGGCCAGCGCCGTCGGGGTGGCCTCGAACAGCGGCCACAGCCGGGTGACCGCGTACACGCCGGCGGCGACCATGGTCGCGGCATGGATCAACGCGGAGATGGGTGTCGGGCCGGCCATCGCGTCGGGCAGCCAGGTGTGCAGCGGGAACTGGGCGCTCTTGCCGGCGACCCCCGCGAGCAGCAGCAGACAGGCGGCGGTCAGTGGGCCCGTGGCGTGGTCGTGGGCCAGCACGTCGGCGATCCGGAAACTGCCCGCCGACACGCCGAGCAGCGCGATGCCGAGCAGGAACCCGACGTCACCGACGCGGGTGACCAGGAACGCCTTCACCGCCGCCTTCGGGGCCGCCGGTAGTCGCCGGTCGTGGGCGATGAGCAGGTACGAGCACAGGCCCATCACCTCCCAGCCGACCAGCAGCAGGATCAGGTCCCCGGAGACCACCACCAGCAGCATCGCGGCGGTGAAGAGGCTGATCTGCGCCGCGTACGGCGGGTAGCGGTGGTCGATGTCGGCGTCGTCGTGCGGGCCGCGCCGGAGGTAGCCGACCGAGTAGACCTGCACCGCCAGCGCGACCGTGGCGACGGCGACGGCGACCAGGGCGGCGGCGCCGTCGAGGCGCACCCCGAGGGTGACGGTGAGCCCGCCCAGGTCGATCCAGGTGGTGGACGCCTCGACGGGAGCGTCCACGGTGACCAGCAGCGCCACCGCCAGGGCGAGGGCACCGGCCGCCCCGACCACCCCCAACGCGACGGCGGCCCGCCGGGCCGGATCCGGGGCGGTGCCCATGCCGCGCGCGTGGCCGCCGGTGGTCGCACCGCCCGCCTGGCCGCCGGTGGCGGCGCCGCGTGACGCCGGCGGCAGCAGCAGGCCGGTCAGGCCGGCGACCAGCGGTACGGCCGGCAGCAGCGCGCCGAGCAGGGTCGTGCGGCTCACCGGGACACCTCCGCCGGTGCCTCGGCCAGCGGCACCCGGTCGACGGCGACGCTGGCCCGCAACCGGTAGAGCTGGAGCACGATCGCCAGCCCGACGCCGATCTCGGCGGCGGCGAGCACGATCACGAACAGGGCGAAGACCTGCCCGCCGTGCGGCAGCACCGCCTTCGCCGTGGTGTCGGCGGTGACCAGGATCAGGTTGACCGCGTTGAGCATCAGCTCCACGGCCATCAGCACCAGCACCGCGTTGCGGCGGCGTAGCACGCCGTAGGTGCCGAGGCCGAACAGCAACGCCGCGGTGACGTACGGGATGACGGGCCTCACCGCACCCGCCCGCCCTCGCCGGCCCCGACGCCGTCGGCCCGCCCGTCCGCGCCGGCTCCGGCGGCTCCGGCTCGTCCTCCGCCCGCCGGTCGGCTGCCGATGTCGGGACGGGACAGCACGATCGCGCCGACCAGCGCCGAGAGCAGCAGCACCGACAGCACCTCGAAGGGCAGTACCCAGGTGCGGAACACCTGCTCGCCGATCCGCTCGGCGCTGCCCGCCGCGGGCAGTTCCACCGCCGTCCAGCGGTAGGCGTCGACCAGCAGCGCGGTCAGGCCCAGCCCGACACCGCCGCCGACCAGGGCAGCCGGCCAGCCGGGCCGGTCCAGGTCGTCGGACGCGCCGATCGGGGCGCGGGTCAGCATCACCGCGAACAGCAGCAGCACCACCACCGCGCCGACGTAGATCAGCACCTGCACCCAGGCGACCAGCTCGGCGGTGAGCACCAGGTACATTCCGGCCAGCGCGCCCAGGCACACCACCAGGTAGAGGCCGGCCCGGACCAGGTGCGACGTGGCCACCACCAGCACGCCCGAGCCGACCGCCACCGCGCCCAGGCCGAGCAGCAGGGCGTCCGCGGCGGTCACGAGGGCGTACCTTCGGCGGGCCCGACCGGACCGGACGCGGGCGGACCGGACGCGGGCGGACCGGACGCGGGCGGCGGTGCCTCGACGGGGCGGGTCGCGGGGCGGACGGCCGAACCGGTGGGGGCCGCGGCCTTGCGCGCGGCGGCGGTCTCCTCCTTGGCCGGCTCGCCGTTGCGGTCGTGGGCGGGCGGCGGCGGGACCGTTCCCATCCACTGTCCCAGGTGGTCCTTGTCGTGCAGCAGGTCCTTGATGTCGTACTCGGCGTACTCGAACTCGGGCGACCAGTAGAGCGCGTCGAACGGGCAGACCTCGATGCAGATGCCGCAGTACATGCAGAGGGAGAAGTCGATGTCGAAGCGGTCGAGCACGTTGCGCTGGCGGGGACGGGCGGCGCCGGGCACCGCCACCTCCTCCTTGTGCGAGTCGATGTAGATGCACCAGTCGGGGCACTCGCGGGCGCACAGCATGCAGACGGTGCAGTTCTCCTCCAGCAGCGCGATCACCCCGCGCGAGCGGGGCGGCAGCTCGGGGGCCACGTCGGGGTACTGCTGGGTGGTGGAGCGGCTCGTCATCGTCTTCAGGGTGACGGCCAGGCCCTTGACCAGTCCGCTGCCGGGCAGCCCGCGCCCTGCACCGTCGCCGGGATCGCTGCGCTCGCTCATGCGCACCATCCTGCCCTGTGGTCCCGGCGCGCGCGACCACCACCCGGACGGGGTCACGGCGGGTACCGTGACCGCGGGGAGAACCCACGCACCGGACAGGCCCGGACGACCGACGGCATCCTGCTGCCCGAGCCGTGGGAGCTGGACGTACCGCTCGCCAGGATCACGCCCCGGTCCCGCTGGCGGGGCCCGGCGGAGGAGGCAGCATCTCGACACCGAGTTGCTGGAGGAGCTGGAACAGTTCGTGGCAGCTCCACACGTCCGCGATCCGTCCCTCCTCGTCGAACCGCAGGAACGACGCGCCGGAGAAGCTGACCACCTGGCCGGTGGCCGGCACCAGACCGAAGGAGCCGGCCTGAGTGCCGGCGGCCCGCCAGTGCACCGCCACCCGGTCCCCGGCGGCCACCAGCTCGACGATCTTGTAGCGCAGGTCCGGGAACGCGGCCCGTCGGTCCCGGTGCCAGGCCAGCACCGCCGCCGGGCCGGCACCGCCGAGCCCCGGGCACTCGGGGGCGACCAACTCGTACGCCGCCTCCTGCCCACCCGCGTTCCACACGTCCGCCACGAACCTCCGGGCCACCGCCTCCACATCGACCATGCCGGAAGCCTAGCCAGCGCCCCGGCGGGGACGGTTGCGCGCTCACCGCGCCGACCGGCCGGTGATCGGCCATGATGGGTCTTCAGGACGGTGCGGATCACCTGGGGGCGACGTGGGCGAGACCGGGACGACCAGCGGCGGGAAGTACGTGGAGCCGGGCGGCGAGTTCAGCCGCGACCAGCGCTACATCGCCACCCGGATCACCGCCGACGGCAGCGACGGCTATCCGGTCGAGCCGGGCCGGTACCGGCTGGTCGTCAGCCGCGCCTGCCCCTGGGCGAACCGCCTGATCATCGTGCGGCGGCTGCTCGGCCTTGAGGATGCCATCTCCATGGGCGTCGCCGGCCCGACCCACGACGAGCTGAGCTGGACCTTCGACCTCGACCCGGACGGGCGGGACCCGGTGCTCGGCATCGAGCGCCTCCGGGAGGCGTACCTGGCCCGCCACCCGGACTACCCGCGCGGCATCACCGTGCCGGCGCTGGTGGACGTGCCGACCGGGCAGGTGGTCACCAACGACTACGCGCAGATGAGCCTGGACCTGTCGACGCAGTGGACCGCCCACCACCGCGAGGGTGCGCCGCAGCTCTACCCGGAGCCGCTGCGCGCCGAGATCGACGAGGTCAACGCCGTGGTGTTCGCCGACGTCAACAACGGCGTCTACCGGTGCGGCTTCGCCGGCAGCCAGAAGGCGTACGAGCAGGCGTACCACCGGCTGTTCGACCGGCTCGACTGGTTGAGCGAGCGGCTGGCCGAGCAGCGCTACCTGGTGGGCGACGCCATCACCGAGGCCGACGTACGGCTGTTCACCACCCTGGTCCGCTTCGATCCGGTCTACCACGGCCACTTCAAGTGCAACCGGCAGAAGCTGACCGAGATGCCGGTGCTGTGGGCGTACGCGCGGGACCTGTTCCAGACTCCCGGTTTCGGCGACACCATCGACTTCGACCACATCAAGCGGCACTACTACGAGGTGCACCGGGACATCAACCCGACCGGCGTCGTTCCGCTCGGGCCGGACCTGGCCGGCTGGCTCACCCCGCACGATCGGGAGGAACTCGGCGGCCGGCCCTTCGGCGACGGCACCGCTCCGCCGCCCCCGCCGCCCGCCGAGCGCGTCGACCCGGCCCACACCCCGCTGCGCTGACGGGCCGCTGTCCCCGCCGGGCTGACCTGTGCCCGACCGGCACGGTCCGCCGATCGACCCGCTTGCGGCGGATCGCGGTGTCCTCGTGCGCGGACAGCGCGACATGCCGCAGGTCGAGTGGATCAAGACCCGGAGCAGGCCGGAGTGGGCCGGAGCACGCGGGCTGGCAGCGGGACGGGGCTCAGAGGGCGACGCGGACGGCTGCGGTGAGGACCAACTGCGCCAGGGAGGCAGGGACCAGCACCAGCCAGCAGAGCCGCTGGAGCTGGTCCTCGCGCAGCCGGGGGTACGACACCCGGAACCAGATGATCACGAAGCTGACCGCAGCGACCTTGAGCAGGGTCCACAGCCAGCCGAGCTGCGCGTCGGCGAACGGGCCCTGCCAGCCGCCGAGGAACAGCACGGTGGTCAGCGCGGCGATCACCACGATGCCGACGTACTCGGCGAGCAGGAGGAACGCGAAGCGCAGGCCCGTGTACTCCGTCAGGTAGCCGAACACCAGCTCCGAGTCGGCCACCGGCATGTCGAACGGCGGACGGCGGATCTCGGCCAGGCCCGCCACGAAGAAGATCACCATCGCCGGGGCCTGCCAGAGCAGCCACCAGGGCTGCCACGCCTCGACGATGCCGGTCAGACTGAGGGTGCCCGCCGCCATCGCCACGGAGGCCGCCGCCAGCACCAGCGGCAGCTCGTAGCCGAGCAGCTGCGCCGCGCCGCGCAGCCCGCCGAGCAGGCTGTACTTGTTGGCCGACGCCCACGCCGACATCAGCACGGCCAGCACGCCCACCCCGACGACGGCGAGCACGAAGAACAGGCCGATGTCCAGTGGCTGCGCCACCAGGTCACCCGGGCCGAGCGGGATGACCAGCAGCACCAGCAGGTAGGGCACGAGCGCGACCACCGGCGCGAGCCGGAACACGGCGCGGTCGGCCTCCCGCGGGGTGACGTCCTCCTTCTGCACGAACTTGACGCCGTCGGCGATCAGCTGCGCCCAGCCGTGGAAGCCGCCCGCGTACATGGGGCCGAGCCGGCCCTGCATGTGAGCCATCACCTTGTGTTCGGCCTGCCCGACCAGCAGCGGAAGGACGAGAAAGGCGACCAGCACCCCACCGACCCGGATCACCAGCTCAAGCCACAGCGGCATCAGGGCCTACCTTTCTGGTCGGTGGCCGGGCCGTCGTCCGCCGAACCGGCGCGGGTGGCCGGACCGCCGCCGGCCGGTGCGCCGGGTTCGCGGGCGGCCGGCGGATCGTCGCCGGTGCCGGCCGTTCGGGGGGTACGCGGTGCCCGCCCGCCCGGCGCGGGCCGGGCGGGACGTTCCCGGGCCGGACGGGCGGGGGTGCCGCCGCGCGGACCCTCCCCGACCCCGCCCGCGCCTGCCGGGGTCGGGGTGGTGCCCCACTCCCCGGGCGCGGGCACGCCCGGCGGGCGCACCGGCCGGCGTCCGCCACCGGCCTCCGACTCGCCCGGCTCCTTCGCACCCGGCCAGGGCTTCGCCACCCGGGAGGCGAGCACGAACTCCTTGCGCAGCGGGTGCCCCTCGAACTCGGGGGGCAGCAGCAGCGGTCGCAGCTCGCCGTGGCCGACGAAGCCGATGCCGAACATCTCGTGCGTCTCCCGCTCGTGCCAGGCGGCACCCGGGTAGACGCCGACCACCGAGTCGACCCGCGGTGCGGCGCGGGGCACCCTGGTGCGCAGCAGGAGACCGTGCCGGTGCCGGGTCGACCACAGGTGGGTCAGCACGTCGAAGCCGTCGGCCAGCTCGTCCACGGCCGACAGCCAGTCGAAGAAGTCGCAGGCCAGCTCGGCGTCGTCGCGGGCGGCGGACACCGCCCGCCGCCAGTCGGTCGGGGGTACGTCGACGGTGGCCCGGGCGTACGCCTGACCGCCGGAGACCGATACGGTGGCCTCGGCGGGCCCGAGCAGCGCGACCAGCCGGGCGCCGACCTCTTCCGGTGTCATGCCGTCGATCCTAGGCGGCCGGACCGGCCACAGCGGCGCGGCCGGGCCCCGGTTCGACGGGCCTCGGCAGGACTGCGACACCACCGCCTCGTCGGCGCGGGGGTCGACGAACTCCGGTCCGGCCCGCAGGCGGCGTCCCGGGCCGGCGCCGGTCACGGAGTGGTTCCGCCGCTTTCCCGGCGAGCGGCCCCCGCGCCGGGCGAAGATGGACACCGTGCGTGCACTCACCGTCACTCCCGGCGTCGCCGGCTCGTTGCGGCTCGTCGACGACCACCCGGAACCGGCGGCCGAGGAGGGCGCCGTCCTCGTCGAGTCCCTGGCCGTCGGGGTGTGCGGCACCGACCAGGAGATCGTCGCCGGGGAGTACGGCCAGGCCCCGCCGGGCGAGACGAGTCTGGTGCTCGGGCACGAGTCGCTGGGCCGGGTGCTGGAGGATCCGAGCGGCACCCTCCAGCCCGGCGACCTGGTCGCCGGCATCGTTCGACACCCCGATCCGGTGCCCTGCCCGAACTGTGCCATCGGCGAGTGGGACATGTGCCGCAACGGCCGGTTCACCGAACACGGCATCAAGGAGCTGCCCGGCTTCGCCCGCGACCGGTGGCGACTGCAACCCCGGTTCGCCGTGGGCCTGGACCCGGCCCTGGCGGACGTCGGCGTGCTCCTCGAACCCACCAGCGTGGTGGCGAAGGCGTGGGACCACATCGAACGGATCGGGCAGCGGGCCGACTGGCAGCCGCAGCACGTGCTGATCACCGGTGCCGGACCGATCGGGCTGCTCGCCGCCCTCCTGGCCACCCAGCGCGGCCTGACCGTGCACGTGCTCGACCGCTACCCCTCCGGGCCGAAGCCGGGGCTGGTCGCAGCCCTCGGTGCCACCTACCACACGTCGACCGTCAGTGAGCTGGACTTCGAGCCGGACGTCATCGTCGAGTGCACGGGCGCGCCGGTGGTCGTCCTCGACGTGATGTGCAAGATCGGCCACAACGGGGTCGTCTGCCTGGCCGGAGTGTCCAGCGGCGGCCGCACCATCGACTTCGACGCCGGCGCGCTGAACCGGGCGCTGGTGCTGGAGAACAACGTGGTGTTCGGTTCGGTCAACGCCAACCGCCGGCACTGGGACCTGGCCGCGGCGGCGTTGGGCCGCGCCGACCCGGACTGGCTCGCCGCGCTGATCACCCGCCGGGTGCCGGTGGCGGAGTACGCCGCCGCGTACACCGCCGAGCCGGACGACATCAAGGTGGTCGTGGAGTTCCGCGACTGACGGGTCAGATGCCGGGCAGCCGACCGTTGCGGAACAGGTCGACGAAGAGCTGGTGATCCTGCCGGGCACGGATGCCGTACGCGTGGGCGAAGTCGACCAGGTGGGTGACGAACCCGTCGGGGTCGGCGTCGACGGCCGCCACGATCGCCTCCTCGGTGGAGTAGTCGACGAGGTCGTGGCTGGACTCGTCGTCGGCCACCGAGTGCATCCGGGCCACGGCCCGGCCCAGGTCGGCGAGCACCCCGGCCAGTTCCTCCGGCTCGTTCACGTCCGACCAGTCCAGGTCGGCGGCGTACGGGGAGACCTCGGCGACGAGCTGCCCGACCCCGTCCAGTTCGGTGAAGCCCAGCCACGGGTCGGCGTGCGCCTGCAACGCCCGCTGCGACTCGGCGGTGCGGTGCCCCTGGTGCCGGAAGTAGCCGCGGACCCGCTCGTCGTCGACGTACCGGGCCACCGCCGGCACCTGGGCCTGCTTCATGTAGATCACGACGTCGTTCTCCAGCGCCTGGGTGTGCCCCTCCAGCAGCAGGTTGTACGACGGCAGCCCGGCCGAGCCGATGCCCACACCCTTGCGCAGCACCACGTCCTTGATGTGTGCCGCCACCGGACGCAGCCGGGCGGTGGTCCCGGGCAGCGTGGTCAGGTAGTCCTCGAAGGCCGCACAGACCCGCTTGCGGGTGTCCCCGTCGATCTCGAAGACGCCGTCGCCGAGCGAGAACCGCCGCTCGTAGTTGTCCACCGTGGTCTGTGCGGCGAGCAGGTCGACCCGGGTGTTCAGCCGAGCCTGCTGGAGCACCCGGCGCAGCACGCCGTCGGCGTTGTCGAGGGTGATCGAGCCGATCGCGTCGTCGCCACCGGCGGCGATGGCCCTCAGCTCGGTGAGGTACGCCCCGGCGAATCCGGCGACCAGTTCGCCGATGACCCGGTCGGAGAGCGCCTTGCCGTAGCCGAGCAGCGCCACGCTCGCCGCGAACCGCCGCAGGTCCCAGGTGAACGGCCCGACGTACGCCTCGTCGAAGTCGTTGACGTTGAACACGAGCTGGCCGGAGCCGTTCATGTAGGTGCCGAAGTTCTCAGCGTGCAGGTCGCCGTGGATCCACACCCGGCTGGTGTGCCCGTCGAGGTAGGACTCGTCGGTGAAGTCGCCGCGCTGGTCGGCGTAGAACAGGCTGGCGCTGCCCCGGTAGAAGGCGAACGGCGAGGCGGCCATCTTGCGGAACTTGCGCCGGAAGGCGGCCGGGTCGAGGGCCATGGACTCGCCGAACTCGGCGGTGAGCACCTCGACGATGAATGCCGAACGCTGGTTGTCGTTGTCGGTCATGGCCGCAGGCTAGCGGGCAGCCACCACCCGGGGGCGATCACCCGGCCGACGGTTCCCGGGCCTGCCGGCCGGTCGGGGTCAGGGGGCCGGAGGGCGGACCGGCGGGGCCGTCAGGGACGCGGCGGAACGGGTTGACGCGCCGTCGTGGGGTGGGGCGGAACGGGTTGACGCGCCGTCGTGGGGTGGGGCGTCGACCGGCGCGGCGAGCGCGTCGGGTCGGGCCACGCCGCCGACGCCGGACTGCTCGGCGGCGATCCTCTCCTGCAACCGCAGGATGCCGTGCAGCAGCGCCTCCGGACGGGGCGGGCAGCCGGGCACGTAGACGTCCACGGGGATGATCTGGTCGACACCCTTGGTCACCGAGTAGGAGTCCCAGTACGGGCCGCCGCAGTTGGAGCAGGCACCGAACGAGATGACGTACTTCGGTTCGGGCATCTGGTCGTAGAGGCGCTTGATGGCGGGGGCCATCTTGTCGGTGACCGTGCCGGAGACCACCATCAGGTCGGCCTGCCGGGGGCCGTGCGCGAAGGGGATCACGCCGAGTCGCATGAAGTCGTGGCGGGACATGCTGGTGGCGATGAACTCGATGGCACAACAGGCCAGGCCGAAGTTGAACACCCACAGCGAGTAGCGGCGGCCCCAGTTCAGCACGAACCGGATCGGCTCACCGAGCACCGCCGGCAGCTGCACGAGCGTCCCCTTCCCGTCCTCCGTCCGACAGTCAACCACAGCGGGGGCGTCGGACGCCGGGTGCGGCGGAGGGCCGCACCCGGCACCTCACCACGGCCGCACCCGGCACCTCACCACGTCGGTCGTTGCAGCAGGCTGACGAACTCCACCAGCAGCCGCTCCCGCAGCGCCGGGGGCGCCGCGTCGAGCAGGGTGTTCACCGTCGCCATCCGGTCCGGAACCGCCGGACCGGGTGTGCCGGCCGCGTCGGGGCCGGCCACGCCGAGGCCGAGGCCGGCGACCAGGTTGGCGACCAGGTCCGGGGTGAGCGCCTCCGGGGTGAGCGCGCCGGCCAGGGCCAGCAGCTCCGGCGGGAGGGTCACCGGGCCGGCCGCCCGGGTGGCGGCCACCGCCGCGGCGAGGTCCGGGCCGAACTCGGCCACCCGGGCCGCCACGGCCGCGGTCACCGTCAGGTGCACGCTGCGCGGCAGGTCGGCGTACGTGAGCTGCGGCTGGGTGTGCCAGCCCCGCGCGGCCAGCTCGTCGACCAGCACGAACAGGTCCACGGCCGGGTCGTCGGCGGTGAGGCAGACCACGGTCGACTCCGGTTCGGCCACCAGGCGCAGCCCGTCGACCGCGCGCACCGCGTCGGCCAGTGCGTTGACGGCGGCGAGGGTGCGTTCGGCCAGCGCCAGGTAGCCGTCCTCGCCGAGGTGCCGCAGGGTGGCGTACGCGGCGGCGATCGGGCCGCCCGAACGGGTGGACGCGATGACCGAGTTGATCATCGTGTAGCCAGGCCAGTCGGCGTACGCGAAGTACTGCGGGGCGCGCAGTGCGGCGTCGCGGTGCAGCAGCACCGACACCCCCTTCGGGGCGTAGGCGTACTTGTGCAGGTCGACCGAGATCGAGGTGACCCCCGGTACGGCGAGGTCGAACGGCGGCACCGGTTCGCCGAGGCGGCGCAGCCAGGGCAGGGCCCACCCGCCGAAGCAGGCGTCGACGTGGCAGCGCACCCCGGCTCGGGCGGCGGCCTCGGCGATCGGCTCGACGGGGTCGACGACGCCGTACGCGTACGAGGGAGCTGAGCAGGCCACCAGCACGGTGTCGGGGCCGATCGCGGCGGCCACGTCGGCGACCGCCGGACGCAGGGTGGCCGGGTCGACGGGCACCTGGTCCACGGCGACCCGCAGGTAGTGGGCCGCCTTGGCGAAGGCGGCGTGCGCGGTGACGGGCACCACGATCCGGGGGGCGGTGATGTCGGGGCGGGCGTCGCGGGCGGCCTTGACGGCCAGGATGAGCGACTCGGTGCCGCCGCTGGTGACGCTGCCGACCACGTCCGGGGCGGTGGTGCCGGGTCCGCCGCCGAGCAGCCGGGCCGCCGCGCCGACGAGCGCGTTCTCCATCGCCAGCAGCGACGGGAACGCGGTCGGGTCGAGCCCGTTGACGTGGGCACTGGCCGCGTGCGCGGCGGCGGTGAGGTCGTCCAGCCCCGGAACCGCCGGGTCGTACACGTAGGCGAACAGCTGCCCGCCGTGCGTGGGCCGGTCGAGGCTCCGCAGCTGCCGGATCCCCGCCAGCACCTG
Protein-coding regions in this window:
- a CDS encoding NADH-quinone oxidoreductase subunit B, encoding MQLPAVLGEPIRFVLNWGRRYSLWVFNFGLACCAIEFIATSMSRHDFMRLGVIPFAHGPRQADLMVVSGTVTDKMAPAIKRLYDQMPEPKYVISFGACSNCGGPYWDSYSVTKGVDQIIPVDVYVPGCPPRPEALLHGILRLQERIAAEQSGVGGVARPDALAAPVDAPPHDGASTRSAPPHDGASTRSAASLTAPPVRPPAP
- a CDS encoding glucose 1-dehydrogenase is translated as MRALTVTPGVAGSLRLVDDHPEPAAEEGAVLVESLAVGVCGTDQEIVAGEYGQAPPGETSLVLGHESLGRVLEDPSGTLQPGDLVAGIVRHPDPVPCPNCAIGEWDMCRNGRFTEHGIKELPGFARDRWRLQPRFAVGLDPALADVGVLLEPTSVVAKAWDHIERIGQRADWQPQHVLITGAGPIGLLAALLATQRGLTVHVLDRYPSGPKPGLVAALGATYHTSTVSELDFEPDVIVECTGAPVVVLDVMCKIGHNGVVCLAGVSSGGRTIDFDAGALNRALVLENNVVFGSVNANRRHWDLAAAALGRADPDWLAALITRRVPVAEYAAAYTAEPDDIKVVVEFRD
- a CDS encoding NADH-quinone oxidoreductase subunit C, which gives rise to MTPEEVGARLVALLGPAEATVSVSGGQAYARATVDVPPTDWRRAVSAARDDAELACDFFDWLSAVDELADGFDVLTHLWSTRHRHGLLLRTRVPRAAPRVDSVVGVYPGAAWHERETHEMFGIGFVGHGELRPLLLPPEFEGHPLRKEFVLASRVAKPWPGAKEPGESEAGGGRRPVRPPGVPAPGEWGTTPTPAGAGGVGEGPRGGTPARPARERPARPAPGGRAPRTPRTAGTGDDPPAAREPGAPAGGGPATRAGSADDGPATDQKGRP
- a CDS encoding DUF2252 domain-containing protein, yielding MTDNDNQRSAFIVEVLTAEFGESMALDPAAFRRKFRKMAASPFAFYRGSASLFYADQRGDFTDESYLDGHTSRVWIHGDLHAENFGTYMNGSGQLVFNVNDFDEAYVGPFTWDLRRFAASVALLGYGKALSDRVIGELVAGFAGAYLTELRAIAAGGDDAIGSITLDNADGVLRRVLQQARLNTRVDLLAAQTTVDNYERRFSLGDGVFEIDGDTRKRVCAAFEDYLTTLPGTTARLRPVAAHIKDVVLRKGVGIGSAGLPSYNLLLEGHTQALENDVVIYMKQAQVPAVARYVDDERVRGYFRHQGHRTAESQRALQAHADPWLGFTELDGVGQLVAEVSPYAADLDWSDVNEPEELAGVLADLGRAVARMHSVADDESSHDLVDYSTEEAIVAAVDADPDGFVTHLVDFAHAYGIRARQDHQLFVDLFRNGRLPGI
- a CDS encoding pyridoxal phosphate-dependent decarboxylase family protein, with product MMDETTGTGLPANGLAAEQVLAGIRQLRSLDRPTHGGQLFAYVYDPAVPGLDDLTAAAHAASAHVNGLDPTAFPSLLAMENALVGAAARLLGGGPGTTAPDVVGSVTSGGTESLILAVKAARDARPDITAPRIVVPVTAHAAFAKAAHYLRVAVDQVPVDPATLRPAVADVAAAIGPDTVLVACSAPSYAYGVVDPVEPIAEAAARAGVRCHVDACFGGWALPWLRRLGEPVPPFDLAVPGVTSISVDLHKYAYAPKGVSVLLHRDAALRAPQYFAYADWPGYTMINSVIASTRSGGPIAAAYATLRHLGEDGYLALAERTLAAVNALADAVRAVDGLRLVAEPESTVVCLTADDPAVDLFVLVDELAARGWHTQPQLTYADLPRSVHLTVTAAVAARVAEFGPDLAAAVAATRAAGPVTLPPELLALAGALTPEALTPDLVANLVAGLGLGVAGPDAAGTPGPAVPDRMATVNTLLDAAPPALRERLLVEFVSLLQRPTW
- a CDS encoding complex I subunit 1/NuoH family protein, translating into MPLWLELVIRVGGVLVAFLVLPLLVGQAEHKVMAHMQGRLGPMYAGGFHGWAQLIADGVKFVQKEDVTPREADRAVFRLAPVVALVPYLLVLLVIPLGPGDLVAQPLDIGLFFVLAVVGVGVLAVLMSAWASANKYSLLGGLRGAAQLLGYELPLVLAAASVAMAAGTLSLTGIVEAWQPWWLLWQAPAMVIFFVAGLAEIRRPPFDMPVADSELVFGYLTEYTGLRFAFLLLAEYVGIVVIAALTTVLFLGGWQGPFADAQLGWLWTLLKVAAVSFVIIWFRVSYPRLREDQLQRLCWLVLVPASLAQLVLTAAVRVAL